In Methanoregula formicica SMSP, the DNA window TCCCCGATCAGGGCGATTTTCGTGCTCCGCGCCGCAACAGCGATACTGGAACCCATGCCATAACTGGCTGCCCCCAGTTCGTAGGGCGGGGTCATCCCGAGTACCGAACACCCGGCATCGCAGATCAGCGCCATCCTCCGCTCTTTCAGAATATCCATCATCGGAAGGAACGGACAATTCCTGCAAAACGTACGATAGAAGCCCCGGTCTTCCCAGGACTGTGGCCGGTCCTGCGGCACCGGGGGAAGGATCCCGCGATGGTCGCGGATGAACGTCCTTCCACGCTCCCGTATGTCCTGGATCCCCGCCACCTGCTCCGGAGGGGGATTCACGGTGACAATCCGGGTCTTCCCGGGACACGGGCCGGCACCCGCCGGCTCCCCGTTCCACTGGTTCAGGGACGAGGTGGAAGACCACGCAAACATGGTGCGGTAGATCTCCTCGGCTGCGGTAACCCGGCCGTTCATTGTCCAGCTCCGTTCCGAGAGCCTGCCTTTCCCAACCTTTGGCTTAACGGGGACATGCTCTGCCTCCGAATCCAGCAGGGACGGGGTAAGGCGGAGCATCGCAACCCGTGAGAACTGTTCCGAGGCTTCCAGGGCAGATACTACGCCTGCGTAGCAGCTGTCAGTACCGGGTTCGATGACCGGCAGCTCCGCAAGTTCGCCGTAATACCGGGAGTCCTGCGAGGTCTGCGATCCCTCGGCATCCGGATCGTCGCCTGCAACCAGCACCACGCCGCCGATCAGGCCCTGTGCTGTTGCCTGCAGGAGGGGATCTGCACAGGCATTCACACCAACATTCTTGATGATGACTGCGGCTCTCCGCCCTTCGAGCGAATCGCCGAGAGCATATTCCAGGGCGGTCTTCTCGTTGATCACCATCTCCGCGTTCACGCGTGCGCCAAGATCCGTTACCGGAAAGCCCGGCACGGTATACTGCCGGTCTGTACATGCCAGCAATGCCTCTGCTATGACATCAATGCCTTTCATCCATCCCTCCCAGGAACAAGGTCGCATCCGGCACAGTTCGTACACATCGTCTCCGCCAGACGGGCATCAAGTCCTGCCGCTTCAAGAGCCTGCCCGTGAACTGCGAAGATTTTCTTCAGCCGACCGGCAGACGGACGGGGCACATCGGAAAGCTCAGCAACCGGGTTGAGCGGGCGGAAGACCGGAATCACGCCATGGCTTGTAAGCCTCCAGATACAGGCCACCAGTTCAGCATCCGTCTCGCCAAGGCCTATGATGACATTCGAAAAGACACGATTCTTCCCGAAGAGTTCTACCGAACGGTCGAGAACCTGCCAGATCCGGCTGTAATCCAGACCGGGACACATCTTTAAAAACAGTTCCGGCGTCGCCGCTTCGAGGTTGAATTTCACTTCGGCAACGCCGATCTCATGGAGCCGATCGGGAGTCTTCTCTGTCGGGTAAATGGAGACGCCGATCGGAAGGCGAAAGCAGGCAAGACGCCTGACCACTTCCAGCACATATGCTTCCTCCTCTTCAATACTCTCCAGCACCCCGCTCGTGATCGAGATCGCATGGATACGATGCCGCACGGATTCCACCATCGCCATGATCTCGTCGATACTCTTTCTTTTCCCATGGGTATTCGGCACATTGCAGTACCGGCACCGGAAGATACAGCTGCCCGTGACCGTGATGAACGCCTGGTCAGGGCAGTGGAAACCCGGCTCTAGGAGCCTGCCGCTGATAAGATTTCCATCAAGGTAGAGGTCAGCTGCACCATTGCCCCGGTGAACAACCTCCACGGGACTTGCCGGGTCCAGGGCGAGTTTCACCCGGTGACTGCCCATGGCAAAAAATACTGCACCACTGCCACCGGCCCCGGGACCTGCTGCGGAGCGCGCAACAAACCGTTCTGCCGGTTCACCGGTCAGATGTACAGCTCCGGTTTCAAGCAGCTGTGCTTTCAGGTCTTTCCACTGCATAGTTCCAGCGCCTCATCGTACCGTGTGAAAAAGGGGATGGCTGCCACCGCACCGACAATTCCTCTGCCCTTCATGAGAATATTCAGATCCGGGTCCCCGAGAGTGTCCAGCTCACCTGCATCAATCTCTCCCCGTTTGACACGGCGCCCGTATGCCATCAGTTCTTCCGAGGGTGCGAAACCGGAATATACGGCCATGCCGGTTTTC includes these proteins:
- a CDS encoding thiamine pyrophosphate-dependent enzyme is translated as MKGIDVIAEALLACTDRQYTVPGFPVTDLGARVNAEMVINEKTALEYALGDSLEGRRAAVIIKNVGVNACADPLLQATAQGLIGGVVLVAGDDPDAEGSQTSQDSRYYGELAELPVIEPGTDSCYAGVVSALEASEQFSRVAMLRLTPSLLDSEAEHVPVKPKVGKGRLSERSWTMNGRVTAAEEIYRTMFAWSSTSSLNQWNGEPAGAGPCPGKTRIVTVNPPPEQVAGIQDIRERGRTFIRDHRGILPPVPQDRPQSWEDRGFYRTFCRNCPFLPMMDILKERRMALICDAGCSVLGMTPPYELGAASYGMGSSIAVAARSTKIALIGDYALLHSGLNALIDVYEKGLPMLCIVMNNTCTAMTGKQPSYDPLPYLRWADPVACRADDVPALERELVVTDRPRTLVVNGTCPEGSSHETIEY
- a CDS encoding radical SAM protein, whose amino-acid sequence is MQWKDLKAQLLETGAVHLTGEPAERFVARSAAGPGAGGSGAVFFAMGSHRVKLALDPASPVEVVHRGNGAADLYLDGNLISGRLLEPGFHCPDQAFITVTGSCIFRCRYCNVPNTHGKRKSIDEIMAMVESVRHRIHAISITSGVLESIEEEEAYVLEVVRRLACFRLPIGVSIYPTEKTPDRLHEIGVAEVKFNLEAATPELFLKMCPGLDYSRIWQVLDRSVELFGKNRVFSNVIIGLGETDAELVACIWRLTSHGVIPVFRPLNPVAELSDVPRPSAGRLKKIFAVHGQALEAAGLDARLAETMCTNCAGCDLVPGRDG